One stretch of Rhinolophus ferrumequinum isolate MPI-CBG mRhiFer1 chromosome 27, mRhiFer1_v1.p, whole genome shotgun sequence DNA includes these proteins:
- the HLX gene encoding H2.0-like homeobox protein — protein sequence MFAAGLAPFYASNFSLWSAAYCSSAGPGGCSFPLDPAAVKKPSFCIADILHAGVGEPGAAPEGLAGASAAALTAHLGSAHPHASFQAAARSPLRPTPVVAPSEVPAGFPQRLSPLSAAYHHHHPQQQDQQQPPPPTPRPGALQPPASGARVVPNPHHSGSAPAPSSKDLKFGIDRILSAEFDPKVKEGNTLRDLTSLLTGGRPAGLHLPGLQPSAGQFFASLDPINEASAILNPLSSNPRNSVQHQFQDTFPGPYAVLTKDTMPQTYKRKRSWSRAVFSNLQRKGLEKRFEIQKYVTKPDRKQLAAMLGLTDAQVKVWFQNRRMKWRHSKEAQAQKDKDKQAGEQPAGGAPAADGEQEDRSLSRSEGEAESDSSDPESLDMAPSDTERTEGAERSLHQTTVIKASAASTLLPASSGGSGGGSGSGGGGSFSFSSLSSSSASAGSASSLGSGSGGAPELLPAPQPTLSSAPKSPEPAQPPLGGL from the exons ATGTTCGCCGCCGGGCTGGCTCCCTTCTACGCCTCCAACTTCAGCCTCTGGTCGGCTGCTTACTGCTCCTCGGCCGGCCCGGGAGGCTGCTCCTTCCCTCTGGATCCCGCTGCGGTCAAGAAACCCTCCTTCTGCATCGCAGACATTCTGCACGCCGGCGTGGGGGAACCCGGGGCGGCCCCGGAGGGCCTGGCGGGGGCCTCGGCCGCCGCCCTCACCGCGCACTTGGGCTCGGCTCACCCGCACGCCTCTTTTCAAGCAGCTGCCAGATCCCCGCTTCGACCCACCCCTGTGGTGGCGCCCTCCGAAGTCCCGGCTGGCTTCCCGCAGCGGCTGTCTCCGCTCTCAGCCgcctaccaccaccatcacccgCAGCAACAAGATCAGCAGCAACCGCCTCCGCCTACACCCCGGCCCGGCGCCTTGCAGCCCCCCGCCTCCGGGGCGCGGGTGGTCCCGAACCCCCATCACAGCGGCTCGGCCCCGGCCCCTTCCAGCAAGGACCTCAAATTTGGAATTGATCGCATTTTGTCTGCAGAATTTGACCCAAAAGTCAAGGAAGGCAACACGCTGAGAG ATCTCACGTCCCTGCTGACCGGCGGGCGTCCTGCGGGGCTGCATCTCCCGGGTCTGCAGCCCTCGGCCGGCCAGTTCTTCGCGTCCCTAGATCCCATTAACGAGGCTTCTGCCATCCTCAATCCCTTGAGCTCCAACCCGAGAAATTCAGTTCAGCATCAGTTTCAAGACACGTTTCCAG GTCCCTATGCTGTGCTCACGAAGGACACCATGCCACAGACATACAAAAGAAAGCGCTCATGGTCACGGGCGGTCTTCTCCAACCTGCAGAGGAAAGGCCTGGAAAAAAGGTTTGAGATTCAGAAGTATGTGACCAAGCCGGACCGAAAGCAGCTGGCTGCAATGCTGGGCCTCACCGACGCACAG GTAAAGGTGTGGTTCCAGAACCGAAGGATGAAGTGGCGTCATTCCAAAGAGGCCCAGGcccagaaagacaaagacaagcAGGCGGGCGAGCAACCGGCAGGCGGAGCCCCAGCTGCGGACGGCGAACAGGAGGATCGGAGCCTCAGCCGCTCCGAGGGCGAGGCGGAGAGCGACAGCAGCGACCCCGAATCTCTGGACATGGCCCCCAGCGACACAGAGCGGACTGAGGGGGCCGAGAGGTCTCTGCACCAAACCACGGTCATCAAGGCCTCGGCCGCTAGCACGCTCCTCCCTGCCAGCAGTGGTGGGAGTGGTGGCGGCAGCGGCAGTGGCGGTGGCGGCAGTTTTAGCTTCAGCAGCCTCAGTAGCAGCAGCGCCAGCGCGGGGAGCGCCAGCAGCCTTGGCAGCGGAAGCGGTGGTGCCCCGGAGTTGCTCCCTGCGCCCCAGCCCACCCTCAGCAGTGCTCCCAAAAGCCCCGAGCCCGCCCAACCACCGCTCGGAGGCCTATAG